Proteins found in one Melospiza georgiana isolate bMelGeo1 chromosome 1, bMelGeo1.pri, whole genome shotgun sequence genomic segment:
- the FOXQ1 gene encoding forkhead box protein Q1, which translates to MKLEVFSQHYEDKLSAGSDQEGSGSLSPAPAESELGSDGDCAANSPGGGAGGPGHPPPPPPTPQPPPPPPAESAKGKPYTRRPKPPYSYIALIAMAIRDSAGGRLTLAEINDYLMSRFPFFRGAYTGWRNSVRHNLSLNDCFVKVLRDPARPWGKDNYWMLNPSSEYTFADGVFRRRRKRLSRAAPPPQPARPAAGVPPQVPQEAAGAGAASPGASPRCCCASSPCHCAPGAKDAAAGGGGARPAGGGAAKFSSSFAIESLLQRPAGPRAAPQPPPAPHGRLLWPAPPAPPHLLPGPFPLLPYPPAAQPPPAAALYGGGLLQLCAYGLGEPSPPPPPPLLLGGGRPALAPGEAAPLAERPRAPLFHGGMAKGGRGPPPGSPLYAPLRLAGPLPPAAGGSASFQPYAVETPLA; encoded by the coding sequence ATGAAGCTGGAGGTGTTCTCGCAGCACTATGAGGACAAGCTGAGCGCCGGCAGCGACCAGGAAGGCAGCGGctcgctctccccggctccggCGGAGAGCGAGCTGGGCTCGGACGGTGACTGCGCGGCCAACAgcccgggcggcggggccggggggccggggcatcccccgccgccgccccccacgccgcagcccccgccgccgccgcccgccgagAGCGCCAAGGGGAAGCCCTACACGCGGCGCCCGAAACCGCCCTACTCCTACATCGCGCTCATCGCCATGGCCATCCGCGACTCGGCCGGCGGCCGCCTGACCCTGGCCGAGATCAATGACTACCTGATGAGCCGCTTCCCCTTCTTCCGCGGCGCCTACACCGGCTGGCGCAACTCGGTGCGCCACAACCTCTCCCTCAACGACTGCTTCGTCAAGGTGCTGCGCGACCCGGCGCGGCCCTGGGGCAAGGACAACTACTGGATGCTGAACCCCAGCAGCGAGTACACCTTCGCCGACGGCGTCTTCCGCCGCCGCCGCAAGCGCCTCAgccgcgccgccccgccgccgcagcccgcccgccccgccgccggcgTCCCGCCGCAAGTGCCGCAGGAGGCGGCCGGAGCGGGCGCCGCGTCCCCCGGCGCTTCCCCGCGGTGCTGCTGCGCCTCCTCGCCCTGTCACTGCGCGCCGGGAGCCAAGGacgcggcggcggggggcggcggggcgcggccggcgggcggcggcgctgccAAGTTCTCCAGCTCCTTCGCCATCGAGAGCCTCCTGCAGCGGCCGGCAGGACCCCGCGCagccccgcagccgccgccggccccgcacGGCCGCCTCCTGTGGCCGGCGCCGCCCGCGCCCCCGCACCTGCTGCCCGGCCCGTTCCCGCTGCTGCCCTACCCACCTGCCGCGcagcccccgcccgccgccgccctctACGGCGGgggcctcctgcagctctgcgCCTACGGGCTGGGAGAGccctcgccgccgccgccgccgccgctgctgctggggggcGGGCGGCCCGCGCTGGCCCCGGGGGAGGCGGCGCCGCTggcggagcggccgcgggcGCCGCTGTTCCACGGCGGGATGGCCAAGGGCG